In one Musa acuminata AAA Group cultivar baxijiao chromosome BXJ2-5, Cavendish_Baxijiao_AAA, whole genome shotgun sequence genomic region, the following are encoded:
- the LOC103986241 gene encoding uncharacterized protein LOC103986241 isoform X2: MAISRFPRGKEKPRSLIVPLLFAISAAALALLWVAFYSAVPASLFFSIASPRAADEEGPTGLERKYLYWGNRIDCPGKHCDSCAGLGHQESSLRCALEEALFLHRWAASSCAMDSLYDLSLISSKVTVILDNSKMWSRIVSAGVKLGSKGVAHVEGVSRVDLKENSQYFNVLLINRTASPLSWFMECKERTNHSSVLLPHSFLPMMAARRLRDAADKIKNILGDYDAIHVRRGDIIKTRKDRFGVERSLHPHLDRDTRPEFIQRRIAKWIPPGRTLYIASNERSPGFFSPLSSSYRLAYSSNFSDILDPLVDNNYQLFMLERLIWAGARTFVKTYKENENDLSLTDDPKKNTKNWQIPVYTIDGEES, encoded by the exons ATGGCGATCTCACGGTTCCCCAGGGGCAAAGAGAAGCCGAGATCCCTCATCGTACCCCTCCTGTTCGCCATCTCCGCCGCTGCCCTCGCACTCCTCTGGGTCGCGTTCTACTCCGCGGTCCCTGCCTCCCTGTTCTTCTCCATCGCGTCGCCGCGTGCGGCGGACGAGGAGGGACCGACCGGGTTGGAGCGGAAGTACTTGTACTGGGGGAACCGCATCGATTGCCCCGGGAAGCACTGCGATTCCTGCGCCGGGTTGGGCCATCAGGAGTCCAGCCTGAGATGCGCCCTCGAAGAAGCCCTCTTCCTCCACAG GTGGGCAGCAAGTTCATGTGCTATGGACTCTCTATATGATCTGAGCCTCATTTCAAGTAAGGTGACAGTGATTTTGGACAATTCAAAGATGTGGTCTCGTATAGTGTCAGCAGGTGTGAAATTAGGAAGCAAGGGAGTGGCACATGTGGAAGGAGTTAGTAGGGTTGATCTCAAGGAAAATAGCCAGTACTTTAATGTGTTACTAATTAACCGCACTGCAAGTCCTCTTTCATG GTTTATGGAGTGCAAGGAACGAACTAATCACAGCTCTGTTTTGCTGCCAcattcttttcttccaatgatggCTGCCAGAAGACTCAGAGATGCCGCAGATAAG ATTAAAAATATACTTGGTGATTATGATGCTATTCATGTGCGCCGAGGGGATATAATAAAGACCAGAAAAGACCGATTTGGAGTTGAGCGGAGCCTTCATCCCCATCTTGATCGAGATACTCGCCCTGAATTCATTCAGCGGAGGATTGCAAAATGGATCCCACCAGGACGGACACTATATATTGCTTCAAACGAGAGATCACCTGGCTTCTTTTCACCACTCTCTTCTAG CTACAGATTGGCGTACTCATCAAACTTTAGTGACATTTTGGACCCATTGGTCGATAACAATTATCAGCTTTTTATGCTGGAAAGATTGATATGGGCAGGAGCTAGAACCTTTGTCAAGACATACAAGGAAAATGAGAATGATCTCAGCCTCACAGATGACCcgaagaagaatacaaagaacTGGCAAATACCTGTTTATACCATAGATGGCGAGGAAAGCTAA
- the LOC103986241 gene encoding uncharacterized protein LOC103986241 isoform X1, translating into MAISRFPRGKEKPRSLIVPLLFAISAAALALLWVAFYSAVPASLFFSIASPRAADEEGPTGLERKYLYWGNRIDCPGKHCDSCAGLGHQESSLRCALEEALFLHRVFVMPSRMCINPIHNKKGILYQPRNASADEMWAASSCAMDSLYDLSLISSKVTVILDNSKMWSRIVSAGVKLGSKGVAHVEGVSRVDLKENSQYFNVLLINRTASPLSWFMECKERTNHSSVLLPHSFLPMMAARRLRDAADKIKNILGDYDAIHVRRGDIIKTRKDRFGVERSLHPHLDRDTRPEFIQRRIAKWIPPGRTLYIASNERSPGFFSPLSSSYRLAYSSNFSDILDPLVDNNYQLFMLERLIWAGARTFVKTYKENENDLSLTDDPKKNTKNWQIPVYTIDGEES; encoded by the exons ATGGCGATCTCACGGTTCCCCAGGGGCAAAGAGAAGCCGAGATCCCTCATCGTACCCCTCCTGTTCGCCATCTCCGCCGCTGCCCTCGCACTCCTCTGGGTCGCGTTCTACTCCGCGGTCCCTGCCTCCCTGTTCTTCTCCATCGCGTCGCCGCGTGCGGCGGACGAGGAGGGACCGACCGGGTTGGAGCGGAAGTACTTGTACTGGGGGAACCGCATCGATTGCCCCGGGAAGCACTGCGATTCCTGCGCCGGGTTGGGCCATCAGGAGTCCAGCCTGAGATGCGCCCTCGAAGAAGCCCTCTTCCTCCACAG AGTGTTCGTAATGCCATCTAGAATGTGCATCAATCCAATACATAACAAGAAGGGCATCCTGTACCAGCCCAGGAATGCAAGTGCAGATGAGAT GTGGGCAGCAAGTTCATGTGCTATGGACTCTCTATATGATCTGAGCCTCATTTCAAGTAAGGTGACAGTGATTTTGGACAATTCAAAGATGTGGTCTCGTATAGTGTCAGCAGGTGTGAAATTAGGAAGCAAGGGAGTGGCACATGTGGAAGGAGTTAGTAGGGTTGATCTCAAGGAAAATAGCCAGTACTTTAATGTGTTACTAATTAACCGCACTGCAAGTCCTCTTTCATG GTTTATGGAGTGCAAGGAACGAACTAATCACAGCTCTGTTTTGCTGCCAcattcttttcttccaatgatggCTGCCAGAAGACTCAGAGATGCCGCAGATAAG ATTAAAAATATACTTGGTGATTATGATGCTATTCATGTGCGCCGAGGGGATATAATAAAGACCAGAAAAGACCGATTTGGAGTTGAGCGGAGCCTTCATCCCCATCTTGATCGAGATACTCGCCCTGAATTCATTCAGCGGAGGATTGCAAAATGGATCCCACCAGGACGGACACTATATATTGCTTCAAACGAGAGATCACCTGGCTTCTTTTCACCACTCTCTTCTAG CTACAGATTGGCGTACTCATCAAACTTTAGTGACATTTTGGACCCATTGGTCGATAACAATTATCAGCTTTTTATGCTGGAAAGATTGATATGGGCAGGAGCTAGAACCTTTGTCAAGACATACAAGGAAAATGAGAATGATCTCAGCCTCACAGATGACCcgaagaagaatacaaagaacTGGCAAATACCTGTTTATACCATAGATGGCGAGGAAAGCTAA
- the LOC135613098 gene encoding pentatricopeptide repeat-containing protein At1g80270, mitochondrial-like isoform X1, whose amino-acid sequence MLGLRRAAASSTRVQNCSILLARACCADSVLSRNYLAHEEGHDDKSFSISGTSIISKLYSSECLYHTSHTKSFLWCRNLSSHARARSGQKADDLEDGFSDLDVPPEDDAMVGPKEKEDDEELMSEGEMSEEETNNAAADALSLLDSETDLSVEKKTQRRVESQLSKIIIENPRYSLNGTLDKWVKEGNPLGQGEISLVLLNLRKHRLYGKALQFVEWLEATNRVEFLERDYATHLDLVAKVLGIQKAEKYIEEIPKSLRGEVVYRTLLYHCVSATNVKKAEDVFNRIKALGVPISAFACNQLLLLYKWVDQKKIADVLVMMEKENVKPNLITYRLLIDTKGRAYDISGMEQILDTMKAEGVEPDLLTRAMVARHYVFAGLNEKAEATLREMEGDDIKENRAPCRDLLPLYAALGKADDVERIWNICMSNPRLGECLAAIEAWGKLGQVENAEEVFENMLKIWKKLSTKYYNALLKVYADNKLLSKGKELAKRMSDDGCYIGPVTWDGLIKLYVKAGELEKADSILLKASKQNESRPLYGSYMSVLERYSARGDIHNAEKIFQQLRQIGYVVKSRPYQLLLQTYINAKSPAYGFRERMKADNISPNRAMAIQLTTADAFRKTRISELLD is encoded by the exons ATGTTGGGGCTCCGAAGAGCTGCTGCCAGCTCCACGAG GGTTCAGAATTGCAGCATTTTGTTAGCTCGAGCATGTTGTGCTGACTCAGTACTGTCAAGAAATTACTTGGCGCATGAAGAAGGGCATGATGACAAAAGTTTTAGCATATCTGGGACTTCCATAATTTCTAAGTTGTATTCCAgtgaatgtttgtatcatacaAGTCATACAAAGTCTTTCCTATGGTGTCGAAACCTTTCTTCTCATGCTAGGGCGAGATCGGGCCAGAAGGCTGATGATCTAGAAGATGGGTTTTCTGATCTAGATGTACCGCCAGAAGATGATGCAATGGTAGGACCTAAGGAAAAAGAGGACGACGAGGAGTTGATGTCTGAAGGAGAGATGTCTGAAGAGGAGACGAACAATGCTGCTGCTGATGCACTTAGTTTGTTGGACAGTGAAACAGATTTGTCTGTTGAAAAGAAAACACAGAGGAGGGTTGAATCACAACTTTCCAAAATCATAATAGAAAATCCACGATACTCGCTTAATGGCACACTTGATAAGTGGGTCAAAGAAGGGAATCCTCTAGGACAAGGAGAAATCTCACTTGTACTGCTGAATCTTAGGAAGCACCGGCTCTATGGAAAGGCTCTACAG TTTGTTGAGTGGCTTGAAGCAACTAACCGTGTTGAATTTCTTGAGCGTGACTATGCTACCCATTTGGATTTGGTCGCTAAAGTACTTGGTATTCAAAAGGCTGAAAAATACATAGAGGAAATTCCAAAATCCCTCAGAGGCGAGGTGGTGTACAGAACTCTCCTATATCATTGtgtttctgctaccaatgtaaaGAAAGCAGAAGATGTTTTTAATAGAATTAAGGCTCTTGGCGTCCCCATTTCGGCATTTGCTTGCAACCAACTGCTGCTGCTTTATAAGTGGGTAGATCAGAAGAAGATTGCTGATGTCCTCGTGATGATGGAAAAGGAGAATGTGAAACCAAATCTCATCACGTACAGGCTATTGATAGACACAAAAGGTCGTGCATATGATATATCAGGCATGGAGCAAATTTTGGACACAATGAAGGCTGAAGGCGTGGAGCCCGATTTGCTGACTCGTGCTATGGTTGCAAGGCACTATGTATTTGCAGGCCTGAATGAGAAAGCAGAAGCGACCTTAAGGGAGATGGAAGGTGATGACATCAAGGAGAACCGTGCTCCTTGCAGGGATCTTCTTCCTCTTTATGCTGCTCTTGGTAAAGCAGATGATGTGGAAAGAATTTGGAATATTTGCATGTctaacccacgtctaggtgagtgTTTAGCTGCAATAGAGGCTTGGGGCAAGCTTGGACAGGTAGAAAATGCAGAGGAAGTCTTTGAAAACATGCTCAAGATATGGAAGAAGCTCTCAACAAAATACTACAACGCATTGCTGAAGGTTTATGCAGATAATAAGCTTCTATCTAAGGGAAAGGAATTGGCAAAGCGGATGTCAGACGATGGCTGCTACATTGGTCCTGTGACTTGGGATGGACTCATTAAGCTGTACGTGAAGGCTGGGGAATTGGAGAAAGCTGACTCCATATTGCTCAAAGCATCCAAACAGAATGAGTCTAGACCCCTCTATGGCTCATATATGTCGGTGTTAGAAAGGTACTCTGCAAGGGGAGACATCCATAATGCTGAGAAGATCTTTCAGCAGCTGAGGCAGATTGGATATGTTGTGAAATCGAGGCCGTATCAATTATTACTCCAGACCTACATAAATGCGAAATCTCCAGCATATGGGTTCAGGGAAAGGATGAAAGCTGATAACATATCTCCTAACAGGGCTATGGCAATACAACTCACAACTGCTGATGCATTCAGGAAGACTCGGATTTCAGAATTGCTTGATTGA
- the LOC135613098 gene encoding pentatricopeptide repeat-containing protein At1g80270, mitochondrial-like isoform X2: protein MLGLRRAAASSTRARSGQKADDLEDGFSDLDVPPEDDAMVGPKEKEDDEELMSEGEMSEEETNNAAADALSLLDSETDLSVEKKTQRRVESQLSKIIIENPRYSLNGTLDKWVKEGNPLGQGEISLVLLNLRKHRLYGKALQFVEWLEATNRVEFLERDYATHLDLVAKVLGIQKAEKYIEEIPKSLRGEVVYRTLLYHCVSATNVKKAEDVFNRIKALGVPISAFACNQLLLLYKWVDQKKIADVLVMMEKENVKPNLITYRLLIDTKGRAYDISGMEQILDTMKAEGVEPDLLTRAMVARHYVFAGLNEKAEATLREMEGDDIKENRAPCRDLLPLYAALGKADDVERIWNICMSNPRLGECLAAIEAWGKLGQVENAEEVFENMLKIWKKLSTKYYNALLKVYADNKLLSKGKELAKRMSDDGCYIGPVTWDGLIKLYVKAGELEKADSILLKASKQNESRPLYGSYMSVLERYSARGDIHNAEKIFQQLRQIGYVVKSRPYQLLLQTYINAKSPAYGFRERMKADNISPNRAMAIQLTTADAFRKTRISELLD, encoded by the exons ATGTTGGGGCTCCGAAGAGCTGCTGCCAGCTCCACGAG GGCGAGATCGGGCCAGAAGGCTGATGATCTAGAAGATGGGTTTTCTGATCTAGATGTACCGCCAGAAGATGATGCAATGGTAGGACCTAAGGAAAAAGAGGACGACGAGGAGTTGATGTCTGAAGGAGAGATGTCTGAAGAGGAGACGAACAATGCTGCTGCTGATGCACTTAGTTTGTTGGACAGTGAAACAGATTTGTCTGTTGAAAAGAAAACACAGAGGAGGGTTGAATCACAACTTTCCAAAATCATAATAGAAAATCCACGATACTCGCTTAATGGCACACTTGATAAGTGGGTCAAAGAAGGGAATCCTCTAGGACAAGGAGAAATCTCACTTGTACTGCTGAATCTTAGGAAGCACCGGCTCTATGGAAAGGCTCTACAG TTTGTTGAGTGGCTTGAAGCAACTAACCGTGTTGAATTTCTTGAGCGTGACTATGCTACCCATTTGGATTTGGTCGCTAAAGTACTTGGTATTCAAAAGGCTGAAAAATACATAGAGGAAATTCCAAAATCCCTCAGAGGCGAGGTGGTGTACAGAACTCTCCTATATCATTGtgtttctgctaccaatgtaaaGAAAGCAGAAGATGTTTTTAATAGAATTAAGGCTCTTGGCGTCCCCATTTCGGCATTTGCTTGCAACCAACTGCTGCTGCTTTATAAGTGGGTAGATCAGAAGAAGATTGCTGATGTCCTCGTGATGATGGAAAAGGAGAATGTGAAACCAAATCTCATCACGTACAGGCTATTGATAGACACAAAAGGTCGTGCATATGATATATCAGGCATGGAGCAAATTTTGGACACAATGAAGGCTGAAGGCGTGGAGCCCGATTTGCTGACTCGTGCTATGGTTGCAAGGCACTATGTATTTGCAGGCCTGAATGAGAAAGCAGAAGCGACCTTAAGGGAGATGGAAGGTGATGACATCAAGGAGAACCGTGCTCCTTGCAGGGATCTTCTTCCTCTTTATGCTGCTCTTGGTAAAGCAGATGATGTGGAAAGAATTTGGAATATTTGCATGTctaacccacgtctaggtgagtgTTTAGCTGCAATAGAGGCTTGGGGCAAGCTTGGACAGGTAGAAAATGCAGAGGAAGTCTTTGAAAACATGCTCAAGATATGGAAGAAGCTCTCAACAAAATACTACAACGCATTGCTGAAGGTTTATGCAGATAATAAGCTTCTATCTAAGGGAAAGGAATTGGCAAAGCGGATGTCAGACGATGGCTGCTACATTGGTCCTGTGACTTGGGATGGACTCATTAAGCTGTACGTGAAGGCTGGGGAATTGGAGAAAGCTGACTCCATATTGCTCAAAGCATCCAAACAGAATGAGTCTAGACCCCTCTATGGCTCATATATGTCGGTGTTAGAAAGGTACTCTGCAAGGGGAGACATCCATAATGCTGAGAAGATCTTTCAGCAGCTGAGGCAGATTGGATATGTTGTGAAATCGAGGCCGTATCAATTATTACTCCAGACCTACATAAATGCGAAATCTCCAGCATATGGGTTCAGGGAAAGGATGAAAGCTGATAACATATCTCCTAACAGGGCTATGGCAATACAACTCACAACTGCTGATGCATTCAGGAAGACTCGGATTTCAGAATTGCTTGATTGA
- the LOC135613099 gene encoding calcium-dependent protein kinase 2-like isoform X2 → MGNCFTKKPADPATPTDADTPAHAPDPSPAPDDAPVQTAPVPTAAFSPPPKPAAPIGPVLGRPMEDVRATYSLGKELGRGQFGVTHLCTHKATGDKYACKTIAKRKLANKEDIEDVRREVQIMYHLSGQPNIVELKGAFEDKQSVHLVMELCAGGELFDRIIARGHYTERAAASLLRTIVQIVHTCHSMGVMHRDLKPENFLLLNKDEDAPLKATDFGLSVFFKQGEVFKDIVGSAYYIAPEVLKRRYGPEADIWSIGVMLYIFLCGVPPFWAGASSSIQIILVCAAKVMKPKSQTNIYSIRIDFTSDPWPNISPGAKDLVRKMLNLDPRQRLTAFEVLNHPWIKEDGEAPDTPLDNAVLNRLKQFRAMNQFKKAALRVIAGCLSEEEIKGLKEMFKNMDSDNSGTITLEELKQGLSKQGTKLSEYEVKQLMEAADADGNGTIDYEEFITATMHMNRMDREEHLYTAFQYFDKDNSGYITKEELEQALKEKGLYDGKEIKDIIAEADVDNDGRINYDEFAAMMRKGNPETNPKKRRDVFY, encoded by the exons atGGGGAACTGCTTCACCAAGAAGCCCGCCGACCCCGCCACGCCTACCGATGCCGACACCCCCGCCCACGCGCCGGACCCGAGCCCGGCCCCGGATGACGCCCCCGTCCAAACGGCACCCGTACCCACCGCCGCCTTCAGCCCGCCCCCTAAGCCGGCCGCTCCCATCGGCCCCGTGCTCGGCCGGCCCATGGAGGACGTCCGCGCCACTTACTCCCTCGGGAAGGAGCTGGGGCGCGGCCAGTTCGGCGTCACCCATCTTTGCACCCACAAGGCCACCGGGGACAAGTACGCCTGCAAGACCATCGCGAAGCGTAAGCTCGCCAACAAGGAGGACATCGAGGACGTCAGGAGGGAGGTCCAGATCATGTACCACCTGTCGGGGCAGCCCAACATCGTGGAGCTGAAGGGGGCTTTCGAGGACAAGCAGTCGGTGCACCTCGTCATGGAGCTGTGCGCGGGAGGGGAGCTGTTCGATCGCATCATCGCCAGGGGCCACTACACGGAGCGGGCGGCCGCGTCGCTGCTGAGGACGATCGTGCAGATCGTCCACACCTGCCATTCCATGGGGGTGATGCATAGGGACCTCAAGCCCGAGAACTTCCTCTTGCTGAACAAGGATGAGGATGCGCCGCTCAAGGCCACCGACTTTGGGCTCTCTGTTTTCTTCAAGCAAG GTGAGGTATTCAAAGACATAGTTGGCAGTGCATATTACATAGCACCTGAGGTCCTCAAGCGAAGATATGGGCCAGAAGCTGATATTTGGAGCATAGGAGTGATGCTTTACATTTTTCTCTGTGGAGTTCCTCCATTCTGGGCTGGTGCTTCTTCATCTATTCAAATAATTCTTGTTTGTGCTGCCAAAGTCATGAAACCAAAAAGTCAAACTAATATTTATTCTATCAGA ATTGACTTTACAAGTGACCCATGGCCTAACATTTCACCTGGTGCTAAGGATCTTGTGAGAAAGATGCTGAACTTGGACCCCAGACAGAGGCTGACAGCATTTGAAGTTCTCA ACCATCCATGGATCAAGGAAGATGGAGAAGCACCTGACACACCACTTGACAATGCTGTCCTCAACAGGCTGAAACAATTTAGAGCAATGAACCAGTTTAAGAAAGCTGCCCTAAGG GTAATAGCAGGATGTTTATCAGAGGAAGAGATCAAAGGGCTGAAGGAAATGTTTAAGAATATGGACTCTGACAATAGTGGAACTATAACTCTCGAAGAACTAAAACAAGGTCTTTCCAAGCAAGGAACAAAGCTGTCGGAGTATGAAGTCAAACAGCTGATGGAAGCT GCTGATGCAGATGGGAACGGAACTATCGACTATGAGGAATTTATTACAGCGACAATGCACATGAACAGAATGGATAGAGAAGAGCATCTATATACAGCATTTCAGTACTTTGATAAGGACAACAGCGG TTATATCACAAAGGAAGAACTTGAGCAAGCTCTAAAAGAGAAAGGACTATACGACGGCAAGGAAATCAAGGATATAATTGCTGAAGCTGATGTTGACAAT GATGGAAGAATAAATTATGatgagtttgcagctatgatgagaaAAGGGAACCCTGAGACAAatccaaagaaaagaagagatgtgTTCTATTAA
- the LOC135613099 gene encoding calcium-dependent protein kinase 2-like isoform X1, with translation MGNCFTKKPADPATPTDADTPAHAPDPSPAPDDAPVQTAPVPTAAFSPPPKPAAPIGPVLGRPMEDVRATYSLGKELGRGQFGVTHLCTHKATGDKYACKTIAKRKLANKEDIEDVRREVQIMYHLSGQPNIVELKGAFEDKQSVHLVMELCAGGELFDRIIARGHYTERAAASLLRTIVQIVHTCHSMGVMHRDLKPENFLLLNKDEDAPLKATDFGLSVFFKQGEVFKDIVGSAYYIAPEVLKRRYGPEADIWSIGVMLYIFLCGVPPFWAESEQGIFNTILGGQIDFTSDPWPNISPGAKDLVRKMLNLDPRQRLTAFEVLNHPWIKEDGEAPDTPLDNAVLNRLKQFRAMNQFKKAALRVIAGCLSEEEIKGLKEMFKNMDSDNSGTITLEELKQGLSKQGTKLSEYEVKQLMEAADADGNGTIDYEEFITATMHMNRMDREEHLYTAFQYFDKDNSGYITKEELEQALKEKGLYDGKEIKDIIAEADVDNDGRINYDEFAAMMRKGNPETNPKKRRDVFY, from the exons atGGGGAACTGCTTCACCAAGAAGCCCGCCGACCCCGCCACGCCTACCGATGCCGACACCCCCGCCCACGCGCCGGACCCGAGCCCGGCCCCGGATGACGCCCCCGTCCAAACGGCACCCGTACCCACCGCCGCCTTCAGCCCGCCCCCTAAGCCGGCCGCTCCCATCGGCCCCGTGCTCGGCCGGCCCATGGAGGACGTCCGCGCCACTTACTCCCTCGGGAAGGAGCTGGGGCGCGGCCAGTTCGGCGTCACCCATCTTTGCACCCACAAGGCCACCGGGGACAAGTACGCCTGCAAGACCATCGCGAAGCGTAAGCTCGCCAACAAGGAGGACATCGAGGACGTCAGGAGGGAGGTCCAGATCATGTACCACCTGTCGGGGCAGCCCAACATCGTGGAGCTGAAGGGGGCTTTCGAGGACAAGCAGTCGGTGCACCTCGTCATGGAGCTGTGCGCGGGAGGGGAGCTGTTCGATCGCATCATCGCCAGGGGCCACTACACGGAGCGGGCGGCCGCGTCGCTGCTGAGGACGATCGTGCAGATCGTCCACACCTGCCATTCCATGGGGGTGATGCATAGGGACCTCAAGCCCGAGAACTTCCTCTTGCTGAACAAGGATGAGGATGCGCCGCTCAAGGCCACCGACTTTGGGCTCTCTGTTTTCTTCAAGCAAG GTGAGGTATTCAAAGACATAGTTGGCAGTGCATATTACATAGCACCTGAGGTCCTCAAGCGAAGATATGGGCCAGAAGCTGATATTTGGAGCATAGGAGTGATGCTTTACATTTTTCTCTGTGGAGTTCCTCCATTCTGGGCTG AGTCTGAGCAGGGGATCTTCAATACTATTCTAGGGGGGCAGATTGACTTTACAAGTGACCCATGGCCTAACATTTCACCTGGTGCTAAGGATCTTGTGAGAAAGATGCTGAACTTGGACCCCAGACAGAGGCTGACAGCATTTGAAGTTCTCA ACCATCCATGGATCAAGGAAGATGGAGAAGCACCTGACACACCACTTGACAATGCTGTCCTCAACAGGCTGAAACAATTTAGAGCAATGAACCAGTTTAAGAAAGCTGCCCTAAGG GTAATAGCAGGATGTTTATCAGAGGAAGAGATCAAAGGGCTGAAGGAAATGTTTAAGAATATGGACTCTGACAATAGTGGAACTATAACTCTCGAAGAACTAAAACAAGGTCTTTCCAAGCAAGGAACAAAGCTGTCGGAGTATGAAGTCAAACAGCTGATGGAAGCT GCTGATGCAGATGGGAACGGAACTATCGACTATGAGGAATTTATTACAGCGACAATGCACATGAACAGAATGGATAGAGAAGAGCATCTATATACAGCATTTCAGTACTTTGATAAGGACAACAGCGG TTATATCACAAAGGAAGAACTTGAGCAAGCTCTAAAAGAGAAAGGACTATACGACGGCAAGGAAATCAAGGATATAATTGCTGAAGCTGATGTTGACAAT GATGGAAGAATAAATTATGatgagtttgcagctatgatgagaaAAGGGAACCCTGAGACAAatccaaagaaaagaagagatgtgTTCTATTAA
- the LOC103986237 gene encoding uncharacterized protein LOC103986237 encodes MGRPSVVPRKTPGQAKAKKKPIKVVYISNPMKVTTSAAKFRGLVQKLTGRDSNVAYMAATDSSMAESLPGSAAACEAPRDPSLESTGAVDDPYKAAAASPFEVFDDAFTPQTLDGFPLYYESLVGGSWMASEA; translated from the coding sequence ATGGGGAGACCGAGCGTGGTCCCCCGGAAGACCCCCGGGCAAGCCAAGGCCAAGAAGAAGCCCATCAAGGTGGTGTACATCTCCAACCCCATGAAGGTCACCACCAGCGCCGCCAAGTTCCGTGGCCTGGTGCAGAAGCTCACCGGCCGGGACTCCAACGTCGCCTACATGGCCGCCACGGACTCGTCGATGGCGGAATCCCTGCCCGGATCTGCAGCGGCCTGCGAGGCACCTCGAGATCCGAGCTTGGAGTCGACGGGTGCAGTCGATGATCCGTACAAGGCCGCAGCGGCGTCGCCGTTTGAGGTGTTCGATGATGCTTTCACCCCGCAGACGTTAGATGGCTTTCCGCTGTACTATGAGTCTCTTGTAGGTGGATCTTGGATGGCCAGTGAAGCGTGA
- the LOC103986236 gene encoding calmodulin: protein MAEQLTDEQISEFKEAFSLFDKDGDGCITTKELGTVMRSLGQNPTEAELQDMINEVDADGNGTIDFPEFLNLMARKMKDTDSEEELKEAFRVFDKDQNGFISAAELRHVMTNLGEKLTDEEVDEMIREADVDGDGQINYDEFVKVMMAK from the exons ATGGCGGAGCAGCTCACCGACGAGCAGATCTCCGAGTTCAAGGAGGCCTTCAGCTTGTTCGACAAGGACGGCGATG GTTGTATCACTACTAAGGAGCTTGGGACTGTGATGCGCTCTCTGGGTCAGAACCCTACAGAAGCAGAGTTACAGGACATGATAAACGAGGTTGATGCAGATGGTAATGGGACGATCGACTTTCCTGAGTTTCTCAATCTGATGGCCCGAAAGATGAAGGACACCGACTCAGAGGAAGAACTGAAGGAGGCCTTCCGAGTCTTCGACAAGGATCAGAATGGTTTCATATCTGCTGCTGAGTTGCGTCATGTCATGACCAACCTAGGTGAGAAACTGACGGACGAGGAAGTCGACGAGATGATCCGTGAAGCTGATGTCGATGGAGATGGTCAGATCAACTACGACGAGTTTGTCAAGGTCATGATGGCAAAATGA